The following are from one region of the Microbacterium paraoxydans genome:
- a CDS encoding DEAD/DEAH box helicase — MLSPSFPQRAPWGTANKLRAWQQEALDAYFQADQRDFLVAATPGAGKTTFALTLAVELMRMGEVNRVIVVAPTEHLKTQWADAAARVHIRLDPRFRNSDWAPARHYHGVVVTYAQVAAKSSVHRHLTEDAKTLVILDEVHHGGDALSWGDAIRDAYGPAKRRLLLSGTPFRSDTAPIPFVEYLPDETGARVSSTDYAYGYGRALADGVVRPVLFHMYAGKMRWRTSAGDELETHLGQDNTKDVTSQAWRTALDPEGDWMPAVLSAADRRLTEIRHHIPDAGGLVLATDQTVARAYANILHSITREQPTIVLSDDATASERIEKFSEGTARWMVAVRMVSEGVDVPRLAVGVYATSSSTPLFFAQAIGRFVRARRRGEAASVFLPHVPVLMKLANEMEKQRDHALDRQSKDDDGLDDSLLESANREDEASDALTQEFSYQAISSVAHFDRMVFDGKEFGQLAEPNTPEEEEFIGFPGLLEPEHVHELLMQRQARQSRHREVREAQAEPTQTTTLPAPLHRTLREQRQLLNSLVGLYARQSGQPHGAVHAELRRICGGPAVAQATVTQLQSRIEVLRKRVRS; from the coding sequence ATGCTCTCTCCGTCCTTCCCTCAGCGCGCCCCGTGGGGAACGGCGAACAAGCTGCGGGCATGGCAGCAGGAGGCTCTGGACGCGTACTTCCAGGCCGACCAGCGTGACTTCCTCGTGGCCGCCACACCGGGCGCCGGCAAGACCACGTTCGCGCTCACCCTCGCGGTCGAGCTCATGCGCATGGGGGAGGTGAACCGCGTCATCGTCGTGGCCCCCACGGAGCACCTGAAGACGCAGTGGGCCGATGCCGCCGCGCGCGTGCACATCCGTCTCGACCCGCGCTTCCGCAACAGCGACTGGGCTCCGGCACGGCACTATCACGGGGTCGTGGTGACGTATGCCCAGGTCGCCGCGAAGTCGTCGGTGCATCGCCACCTCACCGAGGACGCGAAGACCCTGGTCATCCTCGATGAGGTGCACCACGGCGGCGACGCCCTGAGCTGGGGCGACGCGATCCGGGATGCCTACGGGCCGGCGAAGCGCCGACTGCTGCTCTCCGGGACCCCGTTCCGGAGCGATACGGCGCCGATCCCGTTCGTGGAGTACCTCCCGGACGAGACGGGGGCGCGGGTCTCCAGCACCGACTACGCCTACGGCTACGGCCGCGCTCTCGCCGACGGCGTCGTCCGTCCCGTGCTCTTCCACATGTACGCGGGGAAGATGCGCTGGCGCACGAGCGCCGGCGACGAGCTCGAGACCCACCTCGGGCAGGACAACACGAAGGACGTCACATCGCAGGCATGGCGCACGGCCCTCGACCCCGAGGGCGACTGGATGCCGGCCGTGCTCTCCGCCGCCGACCGCCGCCTCACCGAGATCCGGCACCACATCCCCGACGCCGGCGGACTCGTGCTGGCCACGGATCAGACCGTCGCCCGGGCCTACGCCAACATCCTGCACAGCATCACGCGCGAGCAGCCGACGATCGTGCTCTCCGATGACGCCACCGCGTCCGAGCGGATCGAGAAGTTCTCCGAGGGCACCGCCCGGTGGATGGTCGCGGTGCGCATGGTGTCGGAGGGCGTCGACGTGCCGCGGCTCGCCGTCGGCGTCTACGCGACGTCGTCGTCCACCCCGCTGTTCTTCGCCCAGGCGATCGGCCGCTTCGTGCGCGCCCGCCGTCGCGGAGAGGCGGCGAGCGTCTTCCTCCCGCACGTCCCCGTGCTGATGAAGCTCGCGAACGAGATGGAGAAGCAGCGCGACCACGCGCTCGACCGGCAGTCCAAGGACGACGATGGCCTCGACGACTCGCTGCTGGAGAGCGCGAACCGCGAGGACGAGGCCTCCGACGCCCTGACCCAGGAGTTCAGCTACCAGGCGATCTCCTCCGTCGCGCACTTCGACCGCATGGTGTTCGACGGCAAGGAGTTCGGTCAGCTCGCCGAGCCGAACACGCCTGAGGAGGAGGAGTTCATCGGCTTCCCCGGCCTGCTCGAACCCGAGCATGTGCACGAGCTCCTCATGCAGCGGCAGGCCCGCCAGTCCCGGCATCGCGAGGTCCGGGAGGCCCAGGCCGAGCCGACGCAGACCACGACGCTGCCCGCACCGCTGCACCGCACCCTGCGCGAGCAGCGCCAGCTCCTGAACAGCTTGGTGGGCCTCTACGCGCGGCAGTCGGGCCAGCCGCACGGTGCCGTCCACGCCGAACTCCGTCGTATCTGCGGCGGCCCGGCGGTGGCGCAGGCGACCGTGACGCAGCTGCAGTCCCGCATCGAGGTACTGCGCAAACGCGTCCGCTCCTGA
- a CDS encoding VIT1/CCC1 transporter family protein translates to MTAPAAADSTAADRRRWARYLVEERAEGAVYQRLAARRSGEERAILLGLAEAERRHEKHWLDLLGGEPTRLPRAGIRSRFLGWMAGRFGSIFVLALAQSAEARSPYDAERWATPAMRADEKVHHEVVRGLAARGRRRLSGSFRAAVFGANDGLVSNLALVLGIGATGVSSGFVLFSGIAGLLAGALSMGAGEFVSVRSQRELLTATEANEDAAAAAADLDIDENELALVYRARGMDHGESLARARRIVQAAQEGVRRAATGPVAVQGGDAHEVVGSDWTAAISSFLLFASGAIIPVLPWIFGMEGTAAIVLALVLVGIALLSTGAMVGVLSGGPPLRRALRQLAIGFGAAAVTYALGLLFGVGAV, encoded by the coding sequence ATGACAGCCCCTGCCGCAGCCGATTCCACGGCCGCCGATCGACGGCGCTGGGCTCGCTATCTCGTCGAGGAGCGCGCCGAGGGCGCCGTCTATCAGCGCCTCGCGGCCCGCCGGTCGGGGGAGGAGCGGGCGATCCTGCTCGGGCTCGCCGAGGCCGAGCGCCGGCACGAGAAGCACTGGCTCGACCTTCTGGGCGGCGAACCGACGCGCCTGCCGCGGGCGGGAATCCGTTCCCGCTTCCTGGGGTGGATGGCCGGGCGCTTCGGCTCGATCTTCGTCCTCGCCCTCGCCCAGAGTGCCGAGGCCCGCTCCCCGTACGACGCCGAGCGCTGGGCCACCCCGGCCATGCGCGCCGACGAGAAGGTCCACCACGAGGTCGTCCGCGGCCTCGCCGCGCGGGGCCGTCGGCGCCTCTCGGGCTCCTTCCGCGCGGCCGTCTTCGGGGCGAACGACGGCCTCGTCAGCAACCTCGCCCTGGTACTCGGGATCGGCGCCACCGGCGTGAGCTCCGGCTTCGTGCTGTTCAGCGGTATCGCGGGTCTCCTCGCGGGCGCGCTGTCCATGGGAGCCGGGGAGTTCGTGTCGGTGCGATCACAGCGGGAACTCCTCACCGCCACCGAGGCGAACGAGGACGCCGCGGCGGCCGCGGCCGACCTCGACATCGACGAGAACGAGCTCGCGCTCGTGTACCGCGCCCGCGGCATGGACCACGGTGAATCCCTCGCCAGGGCCCGCCGCATCGTGCAGGCCGCCCAGGAGGGCGTCCGCCGGGCAGCCACGGGGCCGGTGGCCGTCCAGGGCGGGGACGCGCACGAGGTCGTCGGCAGCGACTGGACGGCGGCCATCTCCAGCTTCCTCCTCTTCGCCTCCGGCGCGATCATCCCCGTCCTGCCCTGGATCTTCGGCATGGAGGGCACCGCGGCGATCGTGCTCGCGCTCGTGCTCGTCGGCATCGCGCTGCTCAGCACCGGTGCGATGGTCGGCGTGCTCTCCGGAGGACCGCCGCTCCGGCGGGCCCTTCGGCAGCTCGCGATCGGCTTCGGCGCGGCGGCGGTGACCTACGCGCTGGGTCTGCTCTTCGGCGTCGGCGCGGTGTGA
- a CDS encoding M20/M25/M40 family metallo-hydrolase, protein MTESSLPEVARVASDLIRFDTSNYGGGNAKGEREAAEYVGAYLEELGLEVEYYEPIPRRTNVMARVPGRDRSKPALVVHGHLDVVPAVAEDWTVDPFAGTVQDGMLWGRGSVDMKNMDAMILTAVADILRAGEQPERDLVLAFFADEENGGVEGSALVVKDRPEWFAGATAAISEVGGYSISVDDRRAYLLQVGEKALIWIRLVATGRAGHGSRLHEDNAVTKLAEAVAAIGRTRWPVRLTPTTEALLEGLSALSGRSADDPDALAAAAGPAEAFLRSTFRTTTNPTALTAGYKHNVIPERAEALIDVRVIPGTEDDVLAELQRIVGDDIRIETVVRDIGMETPFEGELVDAMVAALGRHDPGVPVIPYLLGAGTDNKALATLGITGYGFAPLRLPADLDFTGMFHGVDERVPVDSLVFGQRVLADLLRTY, encoded by the coding sequence ATGACCGAATCCTCCCTGCCGGAGGTCGCCCGCGTCGCGAGCGACCTCATCCGCTTCGACACCTCCAACTACGGCGGCGGCAACGCGAAAGGGGAGCGGGAGGCGGCCGAGTACGTCGGCGCGTATCTGGAGGAGCTGGGGCTCGAGGTCGAGTACTACGAGCCCATCCCGCGGCGGACGAACGTCATGGCGCGGGTCCCCGGCCGTGATCGCTCCAAGCCGGCCCTCGTCGTGCACGGCCATCTGGATGTCGTGCCCGCGGTCGCCGAGGACTGGACGGTGGACCCGTTCGCCGGCACCGTGCAGGACGGCATGCTGTGGGGCCGGGGCTCCGTGGACATGAAGAACATGGACGCGATGATCCTCACCGCCGTGGCCGACATCCTGCGCGCGGGGGAGCAGCCGGAGCGCGACCTCGTCCTGGCGTTCTTCGCCGACGAGGAGAACGGCGGGGTCGAGGGCTCCGCGCTCGTCGTGAAGGACCGGCCGGAGTGGTTCGCCGGGGCGACGGCCGCGATCAGCGAGGTCGGCGGCTACTCCATCTCGGTCGACGACCGTCGGGCGTACCTGCTGCAGGTGGGGGAGAAGGCGCTGATCTGGATCCGCCTCGTCGCCACCGGCCGGGCGGGGCACGGCAGCCGCCTGCACGAGGACAACGCCGTCACTAAGCTCGCCGAGGCCGTCGCCGCCATCGGCCGCACGCGGTGGCCGGTCCGGCTCACGCCGACGACGGAGGCGCTGCTCGAGGGCCTGAGCGCGCTGAGCGGCCGGAGCGCCGACGACCCCGACGCCCTCGCCGCCGCGGCCGGCCCGGCTGAGGCCTTCCTGCGGTCGACGTTCCGCACGACGACCAACCCGACGGCCCTCACCGCCGGCTACAAGCACAACGTCATCCCGGAGCGCGCCGAGGCGCTGATCGACGTCCGGGTGATCCCCGGCACCGAGGACGACGTGCTCGCCGAGCTCCAGCGCATCGTGGGCGACGACATCCGGATCGAGACCGTGGTGCGCGACATCGGCATGGAGACGCCGTTCGAGGGAGAGCTCGTCGACGCGATGGTGGCAGCCCTGGGTCGGCACGACCCCGGAGTACCGGTCATCCCGTACCTTCTGGGAGCCGGAACGGACAACAAGGCGCTGGCCACTCTCGGCATCACCGGCTACGGCTTCGCCCCGCTGCGTCTCCCCGCCGATCTCGACTTCACCGGGATGTTCCACGGAGTCGACGAGCGCGTGCCCGTAGACTCACTTGTCTTCGGTCAGCGGGTGCTGGCCGATCTGCTGCGCACGTACTGA
- a CDS encoding undecaprenyl-diphosphate phosphatase — protein MHLLEALILGIVQGLTEFLPISSSAHLRVVGTFLPSGEDPGAAFTAITQIGTEAAVVVFFWRDIVRIISQWFRSLAGKVPRNDPDARMGWLIIIGSIPIVLLGLLFQDQIETVFRSLWIVAIMLIVFGILLGIADHVGAKRRTLDDLTYPHGIAFGLAQALALIPGVSRSGGTITMGLFLGYERAAAARYAFLLAIPAVFGSGFYQLFKSWGEPSFFSLGDTVAATGVAFVVALGVIAFFMNWISKRSFLPFVIYRILLGGVLLVLLAMGVIPASA, from the coding sequence ATGCACCTGCTCGAAGCACTGATCCTGGGAATCGTCCAGGGTCTCACCGAGTTCCTGCCGATCTCCTCCAGCGCCCATCTGCGTGTCGTCGGGACGTTCCTACCGTCCGGAGAGGATCCGGGCGCGGCGTTCACCGCCATCACGCAGATCGGCACCGAGGCCGCGGTCGTCGTGTTCTTCTGGCGGGACATCGTCCGCATCATCTCCCAGTGGTTCCGATCCCTCGCCGGCAAGGTGCCGCGGAACGATCCGGACGCGCGCATGGGCTGGCTCATCATCATCGGCAGCATCCCGATCGTGCTGCTCGGGCTCCTGTTCCAGGACCAGATCGAGACCGTCTTCCGGTCGCTCTGGATCGTGGCGATCATGCTCATCGTGTTCGGCATCCTCCTGGGCATCGCCGACCACGTCGGTGCCAAGCGGCGCACGCTCGACGACCTGACCTACCCGCACGGCATCGCCTTCGGTCTCGCGCAGGCGCTCGCCCTCATCCCCGGTGTCTCGCGATCCGGTGGCACGATCACCATGGGTCTCTTCCTCGGCTATGAGCGCGCCGCCGCCGCCCGCTACGCCTTCCTGCTGGCGATCCCGGCCGTTTTCGGCAGCGGCTTCTACCAGCTGTTCAAGAGCTGGGGCGAGCCGTCCTTCTTCTCGCTCGGCGACACGGTGGCCGCGACGGGCGTCGCCTTCGTCGTCGCACTCGGCGTGATCGCGTTCTTCATGAACTGGATCTCGAAGCGCAGCTTCCTGCCGTTCGTGATCTACCGGATCCTGCTCGGTGGCGTGCTGCTCGTGCTGCTCGCGATGGGTGTCATCCCCGCGTCCGCCTGA
- a CDS encoding PAC2 family protein, with amino-acid sequence MDVLGSRIIIAAFDGWNDAGEAATGAVGALQAAGGYDLVHSVDPELYFDYQYTRPATRLDAEGRRQMTWPEAGLWRPRDPGPGPEFWLLTGAEPARTWQAFASEFIDVALRDDITGFVTLGAMLSDVPHTRPISIFASSQNEQVREAHALERSVYEGPVGILTVLEHFAENAGIPSVSLWASVPHYVASAAPSPKVTLALLDRLEELTGVDVDRRHLRTEAAAWEASIDAAASEDEDMAEYIRQLERTRDTWDSPDASGDAIAQAFERYLRRRDDGRGDRKR; translated from the coding sequence ATGGACGTTCTCGGTTCACGTATCATCATCGCCGCCTTCGACGGCTGGAATGACGCCGGCGAGGCCGCGACGGGAGCCGTCGGCGCCCTGCAGGCGGCCGGCGGCTACGACCTCGTGCATTCGGTCGATCCGGAGCTCTACTTCGACTACCAGTACACGAGACCGGCGACGCGGCTCGACGCCGAGGGGCGGCGGCAGATGACCTGGCCGGAGGCCGGACTGTGGCGCCCGCGAGACCCGGGCCCCGGCCCGGAGTTCTGGCTCCTCACCGGCGCCGAGCCCGCGCGCACCTGGCAGGCGTTCGCGTCCGAGTTCATCGATGTCGCGCTGCGCGACGACATCACCGGGTTCGTGACCCTCGGCGCGATGCTCTCCGACGTCCCGCACACCCGCCCGATCTCGATCTTCGCGTCGAGCCAGAACGAACAGGTCCGGGAGGCCCACGCCCTGGAGCGTTCGGTGTACGAGGGCCCCGTCGGCATCCTCACCGTGCTGGAGCACTTCGCTGAGAACGCGGGTATCCCCTCCGTGAGCCTCTGGGCCAGCGTCCCGCACTACGTGGCCTCGGCAGCGCCGTCGCCGAAGGTCACCCTGGCCCTCCTCGACCGTCTCGAGGAGCTGACCGGGGTGGACGTGGACCGCCGGCACCTGCGCACGGAGGCCGCGGCCTGGGAGGCGTCGATCGATGCCGCCGCGTCCGAGGACGAGGACATGGCGGAGTACATCCGGCAGCTGGAGCGCACCCGGGACACGTGGGACTCCCCCGACGCCTCCGGGGACGCGATCGCCCAGGCGTTCGAGCGGTACCTGCGTCGCCGCGACGACGGCCGGGGCGACCGCAAGCGCTGA
- a CDS encoding HAD family hydrolase → MSNKPRAVLWDMDGTLVDTEPYWMAAETALVESFGGTWSHEDALQLVGSGLIDSAIILQGAGVDMAPEAIVSHLTSAVQESLRTRGVPFRPGAQELLRDLRAAGIPTGLVTMSLRRMALDVVGLIEFEAFDIVVAGDDVDNPKPHPEPYLQAAALLDVDIAEVVVIEDSPTGLRAGLASGALTLGVPHIVPLDGLGAHELWPTLDGRGAADLVELFGSRAAITEATR, encoded by the coding sequence GTGAGCAACAAGCCCCGCGCGGTCCTCTGGGACATGGATGGAACACTCGTCGACACCGAGCCGTACTGGATGGCGGCCGAGACTGCTCTGGTGGAGTCGTTCGGCGGCACCTGGTCCCATGAGGACGCCTTGCAGCTCGTGGGCAGCGGCCTCATCGACAGCGCGATCATCCTCCAGGGCGCGGGGGTCGACATGGCTCCCGAGGCGATCGTCTCGCACCTCACGAGTGCGGTGCAGGAGTCGCTGCGGACCCGGGGTGTGCCCTTCCGACCGGGCGCTCAGGAGCTTCTCCGCGACCTCCGCGCCGCCGGGATCCCGACCGGACTGGTGACGATGTCGCTGCGCCGGATGGCTCTCGACGTGGTCGGGCTGATCGAGTTCGAGGCGTTCGACATCGTCGTCGCCGGAGACGACGTCGACAACCCCAAGCCGCACCCGGAGCCCTACCTCCAGGCCGCGGCGCTCCTCGATGTGGACATCGCCGAGGTCGTGGTCATCGAGGATTCCCCGACCGGTCTCCGCGCGGGCCTCGCCTCCGGAGCGCTGACGCTCGGCGTGCCCCACATCGTCCCGCTCGACGGCCTCGGCGCCCACGAGCTGTGGCCGACCCTCGACGGCCGCGGTGCCGCCGACCTCGTGGAGCTCTTCGGCTCCCGCGCCGCGATCACGGAGGCCACCCGATGA
- a CDS encoding tRNA (adenine-N1)-methyltransferase, with protein sequence MTTTSAPRPSGPFREGDRVQLTGPKGRLHTVTLREDGELHTHHGVLRHRDLIGLPDGSVVANSSGHEYLALRPLLRDFAMSMPRGAAIVYPKDAAQIVMQADIFPGATVVEAGVGSGALSLSLLRAVGSTGRLLSFERREDFAEVAQANVETFFGERPDSWRVVVGDLVAALPAEVEPGTVDRVVLDMLAPWECIEAVAEALTPGGVVLCYIATATQLSRVAEFIRGTGLFTDPEASETMVRGWHVEGLAVRPDHRMVAHTGFLLTARRLAPGAVAPSVKRRASKSSYRDEDVELWTPGAVGDREITDKNLRKRAREAGKAAEGARLAAASRESEHPTE encoded by the coding sequence ATGACGACCACGTCCGCCCCGCGCCCCAGCGGCCCCTTCCGTGAGGGCGACCGCGTGCAGCTCACCGGCCCGAAGGGTCGCCTGCACACTGTGACGCTCCGCGAAGACGGCGAGCTGCACACCCACCACGGCGTCCTCCGGCACCGAGACCTCATCGGGCTCCCCGATGGCTCGGTCGTGGCGAACAGTTCCGGGCACGAGTACCTGGCGCTGCGACCGCTGCTGCGGGACTTCGCGATGTCGATGCCGCGCGGTGCCGCGATCGTCTACCCGAAGGACGCGGCGCAGATCGTCATGCAGGCCGACATCTTCCCCGGCGCCACCGTCGTCGAGGCCGGTGTCGGGTCCGGTGCTCTGTCGCTCTCGCTCCTCAGGGCCGTGGGCTCCACGGGGCGCCTGCTCTCCTTCGAGCGCCGCGAGGACTTCGCGGAGGTGGCGCAGGCGAACGTCGAGACCTTCTTCGGGGAGCGCCCCGACTCCTGGCGCGTCGTCGTCGGTGACCTCGTCGCCGCGCTGCCCGCGGAAGTCGAGCCCGGCACCGTCGACCGGGTGGTGCTCGACATGCTCGCGCCCTGGGAGTGCATCGAGGCGGTGGCGGAGGCGCTGACCCCCGGCGGTGTCGTGCTCTGCTACATCGCCACCGCCACGCAGCTCTCCCGCGTCGCCGAGTTCATCCGCGGCACCGGGCTCTTCACCGACCCCGAGGCGTCGGAGACCATGGTCCGCGGGTGGCACGTGGAGGGGCTGGCTGTCCGACCGGACCACCGCATGGTCGCCCACACCGGATTCCTCCTCACGGCCCGCAGGCTCGCCCCGGGCGCCGTGGCCCCGTCTGTGAAGCGTCGGGCCTCGAAGAGCAGTTACAGGGACGAGGATGTGGAGCTGTGGACCCCGGGCGCGGTGGGCGATCGCGAGATCACGGACAAGAACCTCCGCAAACGCGCCCGCGAAGCAGGGAAAGCCGCCGAGGGCGCGCGGTTGGCGGCTGCATCGCGCGAATCCGAGCACCCGACGGAATAG
- a CDS encoding FKBP-type peptidyl-prolyl cis-trans isomerase: MRKTSAVLASLSLAALALTGCSVTSSSADATCDRDGHANGIDSAVTVSGEVGSEPEVEIFAPVRLTETSYADAVTGDGRALVDDAQPLIAQISIYNGATGEQIFQTTYDEGNTRPSTIGSWATQSPGLADVLECATGGTRIVAGLTPEDFGEANLGGFGMGEDDIAVFVIDVVDAFLPKAEGTLQFNDAQGMPTVVRADDGTPGIIIPDSAAPEEQVVQTLIRGDGEKLTDEQTPLVHFTAVNWDDKSVLQSTWGQSATDSIRQIAAPVADALVGKPVGSQVLVVLPKTESSAAMAVVVDILGVSPVSAP, from the coding sequence GTGCGTAAAACGTCCGCCGTTCTGGCCTCCCTCAGCCTCGCCGCCCTCGCCCTGACGGGGTGCAGCGTGACCTCTTCGTCCGCCGATGCCACATGCGATCGCGACGGACACGCCAACGGCATTGACAGCGCCGTCACGGTCAGCGGCGAGGTCGGCTCCGAGCCCGAGGTGGAGATCTTCGCACCGGTGCGTCTCACGGAGACGTCCTACGCCGACGCGGTCACGGGGGACGGGCGTGCCCTCGTGGATGACGCCCAGCCGCTCATCGCGCAGATCTCGATCTACAACGGCGCGACGGGCGAGCAGATCTTCCAGACGACGTACGACGAGGGGAACACCCGCCCGTCGACGATCGGCTCCTGGGCAACGCAGTCTCCTGGGCTCGCCGATGTCCTGGAGTGCGCGACGGGTGGCACGCGCATCGTCGCGGGTCTGACCCCGGAGGACTTCGGCGAGGCGAACCTCGGTGGCTTCGGCATGGGGGAGGACGACATCGCAGTGTTCGTGATCGATGTCGTCGACGCCTTCCTCCCGAAGGCCGAGGGCACGCTGCAGTTCAATGACGCGCAGGGCATGCCGACCGTGGTGCGCGCCGACGACGGCACCCCGGGCATCATCATCCCCGACAGCGCTGCCCCGGAGGAGCAGGTCGTCCAGACACTGATCCGCGGAGACGGCGAGAAGCTGACCGACGAGCAGACGCCACTCGTCCACTTCACCGCGGTGAACTGGGACGACAAGTCCGTCCTGCAGAGCACGTGGGGACAGTCCGCCACCGACAGCATCCGACAGATCGCCGCCCCGGTGGCCGACGCGTTGGTCGGGAAGCCGGTCGGCTCCCAGGTCCTCGTCGTCCTGCCGAAGACCGAGAGTTCCGCCGCGATGGCCGTCGTGGTCGACATCCTCGGCGTGTCCCCGGTCTCCGCACCCTGA
- a CDS encoding helix-turn-helix transcriptional regulator, with protein sequence MAARIPAEERLTNLVVALMATEIGLTKQQILDNVSGYRQRADAGTRSDALEKMFERDKDELRALGVPIETIGDAADPNDLREARYRIPQAEYDLPGDIEFSPAELAVLRLAGSVWSAESVSGDAQSGVRKIRALGIDGDEPIIGFAPRITARDAAFAPLQDAIESRRVVSFDYLKPGEDAPRRRRIRPLALVDYEARWHVYGVDVDIEEDRTFLLSRIVGDVVVSATTFDAALREGAGDRALSGLERVAAENSALLEVTPGTEAALRLGRRATPAAQGIRVPFVDLHILADELASYGPEVRVVEPAPLRDAVISRLRAVVQAHIDTEVSA encoded by the coding sequence ATGGCTGCCCGGATCCCTGCCGAAGAGCGCCTGACGAACCTCGTCGTGGCGCTGATGGCGACGGAGATCGGGCTCACCAAGCAGCAGATCCTCGACAACGTCTCCGGCTATCGCCAACGCGCCGATGCAGGGACGCGTTCGGATGCTCTGGAGAAGATGTTCGAGCGGGACAAGGACGAGCTGCGCGCGCTCGGCGTCCCGATCGAGACGATCGGCGACGCCGCCGACCCGAACGACCTGCGGGAGGCCCGATACCGCATTCCGCAAGCGGAATACGACCTGCCAGGAGACATCGAGTTCTCGCCGGCGGAGCTTGCCGTGCTCCGCCTCGCCGGTAGCGTCTGGAGCGCGGAGTCCGTCTCGGGAGACGCGCAGTCCGGCGTCCGGAAGATCCGCGCCCTGGGCATCGACGGCGATGAGCCGATCATCGGCTTCGCGCCGCGGATCACCGCACGCGACGCTGCTTTCGCGCCTTTGCAGGACGCGATCGAAAGCCGCAGGGTGGTCTCCTTCGACTATCTGAAGCCGGGGGAAGACGCTCCCCGGCGTCGACGCATCCGTCCGCTCGCGTTGGTGGACTATGAAGCACGCTGGCATGTCTACGGCGTAGACGTCGACATCGAAGAGGACCGGACGTTTCTGCTCAGCCGCATCGTCGGTGACGTCGTCGTGAGTGCGACCACGTTCGACGCGGCGTTGCGGGAGGGCGCGGGGGATCGGGCGCTGAGCGGCCTCGAACGTGTCGCCGCCGAGAACTCAGCGCTGCTGGAGGTGACCCCCGGTACCGAAGCTGCACTGCGCCTGGGCCGGCGTGCGACACCCGCTGCCCAAGGCATCCGCGTGCCCTTCGTCGATCTGCACATCCTGGCGGACGAGCTGGCGTCCTATGGACCCGAGGTCCGCGTCGTGGAGCCCGCACCGCTCAGGGACGCAGTGATCAGCCGTCTGCGCGCGGTGGTCCAGGCCCACATCGATACGGAGGTGTCGGCATGA
- a CDS encoding helix-turn-helix transcriptional regulator codes for MSGAPKPLLAAERVRLYLTLVPYLLEHGQVSLAEAAEEFGVTPREMRAMVEKLTVIGLPGEAGYWQQPQEMFDINWDLLDLEDVIEITNDVALRRVPRFTAREAAALLAGLQMVAAVPAVSDSGLVAGLISKLSRGAADAPADVVVAPTAVDEVREVVSRGLQKGVAVSFTYQAPDAAPTTRTVDPVQILITNGQWYLQGWCHMREAMRTFHLDRVSAPTLTDIPSTHGGDRVPEAFAGLEEEREVTVRVPERLAPLLSGFVPTETLRAGDGMVTTQLHLADPRGIKRLAARFGGAMEVTDPGIARTATREWAAAGLALYHRPAAED; via the coding sequence ATGAGCGGTGCGCCCAAGCCTCTCCTCGCCGCGGAGCGCGTGCGTCTCTACCTGACGCTCGTCCCGTATCTGCTCGAGCACGGGCAGGTCTCGCTCGCCGAGGCCGCCGAGGAGTTCGGGGTGACCCCGCGGGAGATGCGGGCGATGGTCGAGAAGCTGACCGTCATCGGCCTTCCCGGCGAGGCGGGCTACTGGCAGCAGCCGCAGGAGATGTTCGACATCAACTGGGATCTCCTCGACCTCGAGGACGTCATCGAGATCACGAACGACGTGGCCCTGCGTCGAGTGCCGCGTTTTACGGCGCGTGAGGCTGCGGCCCTGCTCGCGGGCCTGCAGATGGTCGCCGCCGTGCCTGCCGTGTCCGACTCCGGCCTCGTGGCCGGGCTCATCTCCAAGCTCTCGCGGGGAGCCGCTGACGCCCCGGCCGACGTCGTCGTCGCCCCGACCGCGGTGGACGAGGTGCGCGAGGTCGTCTCCCGCGGCCTGCAGAAGGGCGTGGCGGTCTCGTTCACCTACCAGGCTCCCGACGCCGCCCCGACGACCCGGACCGTGGATCCCGTGCAGATCCTCATCACCAACGGACAGTGGTACCTGCAGGGCTGGTGCCACATGCGCGAGGCGATGCGCACGTTCCATCTCGATCGTGTCAGCGCACCGACCCTGACCGACATCCCCAGCACGCACGGCGGCGACCGGGTGCCGGAGGCGTTCGCCGGGCTGGAGGAGGAGCGCGAGGTCACCGTCCGCGTCCCGGAGCGCCTCGCTCCGCTGCTCAGCGGTTTCGTGCCCACGGAGACGCTCCGCGCGGGCGACGGGATGGTGACGACGCAGCTGCACCTCGCGGACCCCCGCGGCATCAAACGGCTCGCGGCCCGTTTCGGCGGTGCGATGGAGGTCACGGATCCGGGGATCGCGCGGACCGCCACCCGGGAGTGGGCTGCCGCCGGACTCGCGCTCTACCACCGGCCTGCGGCCGAGGATTGA
- the tatA gene encoding twin-arginine translocase TatA/TatE family subunit, with protein sequence MFAGMQGWHLLIVLAVILLLFGAAKLPALAKSMGQSARVFKGEMKAMKEEDAVRAESAPAEPTTVKDSGTDPETPPRA encoded by the coding sequence ATGTTCGCTGGAATGCAAGGCTGGCACCTGCTCATCGTGCTGGCCGTTATCCTCCTCCTCTTCGGCGCTGCCAAGCTGCCGGCCCTCGCGAAGAGCATGGGCCAGTCGGCCCGCGTCTTCAAGGGTGAGATGAAGGCCATGAAGGAAGAAGACGCGGTTCGTGCCGAGTCGGCTCCCGCGGAGCCGACGACGGTGAAGGACTCGGGCACCGACCCTGAGACTCCGCCTCGCGCCTGA